In Neisseria brasiliensis, the following proteins share a genomic window:
- a CDS encoding 16S rRNA pseudouridine(516) synthase: protein MQLLKYLQSQGLGSRKQCQWLIDNDCVVINGDIWNNAKSTIEPADVNTLSIDGDDVVVVPMPHFYILLNKPANYETSHKPQQYPSVFSLFPDHMRNIDMQAVGRLDADTTGVLLITNDGQFNHRVTSPKHKVAKIYRVTLKHAADDSLCETLKNGVLLHDDNETVRAAEAYLEDANTLIMTITEGKYHQVKRMVAAAGNRVAQLHRDKFGDWDTQNLAAGEWKFIQMDY from the coding sequence ATGCAACTTCTCAAATACCTGCAATCACAAGGCCTCGGTAGCCGCAAGCAATGCCAATGGCTGATCGACAACGATTGCGTCGTGATTAACGGCGACATTTGGAACAACGCCAAAAGCACCATCGAACCTGCCGATGTCAACACGCTCAGCATTGACGGCGATGACGTGGTGGTCGTACCCATGCCCCACTTCTATATTCTGCTCAACAAACCTGCCAATTACGAAACCTCGCACAAACCGCAGCAATACCCGAGTGTATTCAGCCTGTTTCCCGACCACATGCGCAATATCGATATGCAGGCAGTTGGCCGCTTGGATGCCGACACCACAGGCGTTTTGCTGATTACCAACGACGGCCAGTTCAACCACCGCGTGACCTCACCCAAGCATAAAGTGGCGAAAATTTACCGCGTGACACTCAAACACGCCGCTGATGACAGCTTGTGCGAAACCTTGAAAAACGGCGTGCTATTACATGACGACAACGAAACCGTTCGCGCAGCCGAAGCTTATTTGGAAGATGCCAACACGCTGATCATGACGATTACCGAAGGCAAATACCACCAAGTCAAACGCATGGTGGCCGCTGCCGGCAACCGGGTCGCACAGCTACATCGCGATAAATTCGGCGATTGGGACACGCAAAATTTAGCCGCGGGCGAATGGAAATTTATCCAAATGGATTATTGA
- a CDS encoding sodium-dependent transporter, whose product MNSSQPRQTWSNRLTYILTVAGATVGFGATWRFPYLVGENGGGAYVFLFCIAMIVIGIPMILVENVIGRRKGVNALDAFGGELNGKPVPKIWKLVGWMGLLGAFGIMAYYMVLGGWVISYIMNLIDGGLDVSQPIHGEVTKAFFSEHIENSPWSIALYTLLFVLANYFILVKGVIGGIEKAAKYLMPLLFLFLIAMVVRNVTLPGAMEGITFYLKPDFSKITAQLFVFVLGQVFFALSLGFGVMITLSSYLDKNENLVQTAVITAVTNTLIAVLAGFMIFPSLFSFGVAPNSGPTLVFQSLPIVFSNMWAGSVFAVIFFSLLLIAALTTSLTIYEVLITALQEKTKIRRAAAITIVLGGIYVLGNIPSILAYGPWRDISIFGRNIFDAFDFISGNILFMLTALGSALFVGFMMKDEAKDELRHQGNDTTVNIWFNYVKYLVPLVILLIFISNLI is encoded by the coding sequence ATGAATTCTTCCCAACCCCGTCAAACCTGGTCAAACCGATTGACCTATATTCTGACTGTTGCCGGCGCGACGGTCGGCTTCGGCGCTACTTGGCGTTTTCCCTATTTAGTCGGTGAAAACGGCGGCGGCGCGTATGTATTTTTATTTTGTATTGCCATGATTGTGATCGGTATTCCGATGATTTTGGTGGAAAACGTGATTGGTCGGCGTAAAGGCGTCAACGCGCTGGATGCCTTTGGCGGCGAACTCAACGGCAAACCGGTACCAAAAATCTGGAAACTTGTCGGCTGGATGGGCTTACTCGGCGCATTCGGCATCATGGCTTATTATATGGTGCTTGGCGGCTGGGTTATCAGCTATATCATGAACTTAATCGATGGCGGCTTGGATGTGTCGCAACCGATTCACGGAGAAGTCACCAAAGCATTTTTTAGCGAACATATTGAAAATAGCCCATGGTCGATTGCGCTTTACACCCTGCTGTTTGTGTTGGCGAACTATTTTATTTTGGTCAAAGGCGTGATTGGCGGCATTGAAAAAGCAGCCAAATACTTAATGCCGCTGCTGTTTTTATTCCTGATTGCGATGGTGGTGCGCAACGTTACCCTACCCGGCGCGATGGAAGGCATCACGTTTTATCTGAAACCCGATTTCAGCAAAATCACGGCGCAATTGTTTGTCTTCGTGCTCGGACAAGTATTTTTCGCCTTGAGTTTAGGCTTCGGCGTGATGATTACCTTGTCGAGCTATTTGGATAAAAACGAAAATCTGGTTCAGACGGCCGTCATCACCGCCGTTACCAATACCTTGATTGCAGTATTGGCGGGCTTTATGATTTTTCCTTCACTCTTCAGCTTTGGTGTAGCGCCAAATTCCGGCCCGACATTGGTGTTTCAAAGCCTGCCGATCGTGTTTTCCAATATGTGGGCAGGCTCTGTGTTTGCGGTGATTTTCTTCTCGCTGCTGCTGATTGCCGCGCTCACCACTTCTTTAACCATTTACGAAGTGTTGATTACGGCGCTACAGGAAAAAACCAAAATCCGTCGTGCTGCAGCGATTACCATTGTATTGGGCGGTATTTATGTATTGGGCAATATTCCATCGATTTTAGCTTATGGCCCTTGGCGGGATATTTCAATTTTCGGCCGCAATATTTTTGATGCTTTCGATTTCATCAGCGGCAATATTCTGTTTATGCTCACGGCTTTGGGCTCGGCATTGTTTGTCGGCTTTATGATGAAAGATGAAGCGAAAGACGAATTGCGTCATCAAGGCAACGACACCACTGTGAATATTTGGTTCAACTATGTCAAATATTTGGTGCCGTTGGTGATTCTACTGATTTTTATCAGCAACCTGATTTAA
- a CDS encoding CsbD family protein — protein MNWDQVEGKWDQLKGKAKVKWGQLTDDDWAVVEGQRDQLAGRIQERYGYTKEQVEKELDDWVNDR, from the coding sequence ATGAACTGGGATCAAGTAGAAGGTAAATGGGATCAATTAAAAGGTAAAGCCAAAGTGAAATGGGGCCAATTAACCGATGATGATTGGGCAGTCGTAGAAGGCCAACGCGATCAGTTGGCAGGACGCATTCAAGAGCGTTACGGCTACACCAAAGAACAAGTTGAAAAAGAATTGGACGATTGGGTTAACGACCGCTAA